A single window of Scomber scombrus chromosome 12, fScoSco1.1, whole genome shotgun sequence DNA harbors:
- the xpo1b gene encoding exportin-1 isoform X3, whose product MSSPRYSSSVSLLWNSQNAPLVHATLETLLRFLNWIPLGYIFETKLISTLVYKFLNVPMFRNVTLKCLTEIAGVSVSQYEEQFVTLFTLTMCQLKQMLPLNTNIRLAYANGKDDEQNFIQNLSLFLCTFLKEHGQLIEKRLNLRETLMEALHYMLLVSEVEETEIFKICLEYWNHLAAELYRESPFSTSTSPLLSGNQHFDVPPRRQLYLPVLSKVRLLMVSRMAKPEEVLVVENDQGEVVREFMKDTDSINLYKNMRETLVYLTHLDYADTERIMTEKLHNQVNGTEWSWKNLNTLCWAIGSISGAMHEEDEKRFLVTVIKDLLGLCEQKRGKDNKAIIASNIMYIVGQYPRFLRAHWKFLKTVVNKLFEFMHETHDGVQDMACDTFIKIAQKCRRHFIQVQVGEVMPFIDEILNNINTIICDLQPQQVHTFYEAVGYMIGAQTDQAVQEHLIEKYMLLPNQVWDSIIQQATKNVDILKDPETVKQLGSILKTNVRACKAVGHPFVIQLGRIYLDMLNVYKCLSENISAAIQTNGEMVTKQPLIRSMRTVKRETLKLISGWVSRSNDPQMVGENFVPPLLDAVLIDYQRNVPAAREPEVLSTMATIVNKLGGHITSEIPQIFDAVFECTLNMINKNFEEYPEHRTHFFYLLQAVNSHCFPAFLAIPPAQFKLVLDSIIWAFKHTMRNVADTGLQILYTLLQNVAQEEAAAQSFYQTYFCDILQHIFSVVTDTSHTAGLTMHASILAYMFNLVEEGKITTTLNPSTPANNQGFIQEYVANLLKTAFPHLQDAQVKVFVTGLFSLNQDIPAFKEHLRDFLVQIKEFAGEDTTDLFLEEREASLRQAQEEKHKIQMSVPGILNPHEIPEEMCD is encoded by the exons ATGAGTTCTCCCAGATATTCCAGCTCTGTCAGTTTGTTATGG AATTCCCAGAATGCCCCCTTGGTCCACGCCACTCTGGAGACCCTCTTACGTTTTCTCAACTGGATTCCTCTGGGCTACATCTTTGAAACCAAACTGATCAGCACACTTGTGTATAAg ttcttGAACGTGCCCATGTTCCGCAATGTGACGCTGAAGTGCCTGACAGAGATCGCGGGTGTGAGCGTGAGCCAGTACGAGGAGCAGTTCGTCACCCTCTTCACACTGACCATGTGTCAGCTCAAACAG ATGCTGCCTCTGAACACCAACATCCGGCTGGCCTATGCCAACGGGAAGGACGACGAGCAGAACTTCATCCAGAACCTCAGTCTGTTCCTGTGCACGTTCCTGAAGGAGCACGGGCAGCTCATCGAGAAGCGGCTCAACCTCAGAGAAACATTAATGGAG GCCCTCCACTACATGCTGCTGGTGTCAGAAGTGGAAGAGACGGAAATCTTTAAAATCTGTCTGGAGTATTGGAACCACTTGGCGGCAGAGCTCTACAGAGAGAGTCCCTTCTCGACGTCCACCTCCCCTCTGCTCTCCGGCAACCAACACTTTGACGTGCCGCCACGCAGACAGCTCTATCTGCCCGTTCTCTCCAAG GTGCGTCTGCTGATGGTGAGTCGGATGGCCAAGCCGGAGGAGGTGCTGGTGGTGGAGAACGACCAGGGCGAGGTGGTCAGAGAGTTCATGAAGGACACGGATTCCATCAACCTCTACAAGAACATGAGAGAAACACTCG TGTACCTCACTCACCTGGACTACGCCGACACAGAGCGCATAATGACAGAGAAGCTCCACAACCAGGTGAACGGCACTGAGTGGTCCTGGAAGAACCTCAACACGCTGTGCTGGGCCATCGGATCCATCAGCGGGGCCATGCACGAGGAGGACGAGAAGAGGTTCCTGGTCACTGTCATcaag gaTCTGCTGGGTCTGTGTGAGCAGAAGAGGGGAAAGGACAACAAGGCCATCATAGCTTCCAACATCATGTACATCGTTGGCCAGTATCCACGCTTTCTCAGAGCGCACTGGAAGTTCCTCAAAACTGTGGTCAACAAGCTCTTTGAGTTCATGCACG AGACCCACGACGGAGTTCAGGACATGGCGTGCGACACGTTCATCAAAATTGCCCAGAAGTGCCGGCGCCACTTCATCCAGGTGCAGGTGGGAGAGGTGATGCCTTTCATTGACGAGATCCTGAACAACATCAACACAATCATCTGCGACCTTCAGCCGCAGCAG GTGCACACGTTCTACGAGGCAGTAGGTTATATGATCGGAGCTCAGACAGACCAGGCTGTGCAGGAACACCTGATAGAGAAATACATGCTGCTACCCAATCAAGTGTGGGACAGCATCATCCAGCAGGCCACCAAG AACGTGGACATTCTGAAGGACCCGGAGACAGTGAAGCAGCTGGGCAGCATCCTGAAAACCAACGTCCGAGCCTGTAAAGCCGTGGGACATCCCTTTGTCATCCAGCTGGGACGGATTTACCTCGACATGCTCAACGTCTACAAGTGCCTCAGCGAGAATATCTCTGCTGCCATTCAGACAAATG GTGAGATGGTGACGAAACAGCCTTTGATCCGGAGCATGAGGACAGTGAAACGAGAGACCCTCAAACTGATCTCGGGCTGGGTCAGCCGATCAAACGACCCACAGATG GTCGGGGAGAACTTTGTCCCACCGCTGCTGGACGCCGTCCTCATTGATTACCAGCGCAACGTCCCCGCCGCCCGCGAGCCAGAGGTCCTCAGCACCATGGCAACCATCGTGAACAAGCTGGGCGGACACATCACCAGTGAGATACCCCAGATCTTTGACGCCGTCTTTGAGTGCACCCTGAACATGATCAACAAG AACTTTGAAGAGTATCCCGAGCACAGGACCCACTTCTTCTACTTACTCCAAGCTGTAAACTCCCACTGCTTCCCTGCATTCCTCGCCATCCCCCCAGCCCAGTTCAAACTGGTGCTGGACTCCATCATCTGGGCCTTCAAACACACCATGAGGAATGTGGCCGACACCG GTCTGCAGATTCTCTACACGTTGCTGCAGAATGTGGCTCAGGAGGAGGCAGCGGCTCAGAGTTTCTACCAGACGTATTTCTGTGATATCTTGCAACACATCTTCTCTGTAGTCACTGACACATCTCATACTGCTG GCCTGACGATGCATGCATCCATCCTGGCCTACATGTTCAACTtggtggaggaggggaagaTCACCACAACGTTGAACCCCAGCACCCCAGCTAACAACCAGGGTTTCATCCAGGAGTACGTAGCCAACCTGCTCAAGACTGCCTTCCCTCACCTACAAGA tGCCCAGGTGAAGGTGTTTGTGACCGGGCTGTTCAGCCTAAACCAGGACATTCCTGCCTTCAAGGAGCACCTTAGGGACTTCCTCGTCCAGATAAAG GAGTTCGCAGGCGAGGACACCACAGACCTGTTCTTGGAAGAGAGGGAGGCATCGCTCCGTCAGGCCCAGGAGGAGAAACACAAGATCCAGATGTCGGTCCCTGGTATCCTCAACCCCCACGAGATCCCCGAGGAGATGTGTGACTGA
- the sanbr gene encoding SANT and BTB domain regulator of class switch recombination: MSRFCSDNNNFPYDNNVLVLDMVLGSLWGVPQPINWDNVAKLVPGFTPKECARRFEELKGTGGFPHVDNQCNDLTEGNTSPEDGLSTLLHNGEVVETGSSQIVSKITGSKSTGSGRTSAVEKREKRASVEEDDKPQKPRDPNMVIHVCDETKNLKQDFTCPRDLLVKEMRYFAEYLSVDAQRWEEVDISVHCDVQIFDWLMNYVRRNSAGEGNKDKPRLEPSNVISILISSEFLKMDTLVEECIQYCHKHMSAIVSTPCNMNCINSNLTTRIAELFNHNEADDIRDKKDKFKSKLFQKKIERLFEPNYQSRDSPRNASTLYRCGLCLKILTKDTESKISCVPGKINIDARGEIIYTHPRQKNWDVHDYLTGLYEELKSWVLVYWRIWGTVNYLTCSRCQQEFVCAELTHCKYHPDSVLYPGFGTEKGWHGAGIYPCCNQRVLRFDPTGMPKGCKMRDHIVIMPDEENCDEAMLAETRVLNDLLLHRDAVCLFSTPPAESAEESPTGAEKVQDCDVLLEPTLFRPLRGDGSTFSLLKNWSLQLRQQSLLSEDEEYTTGSEVTEDEVGDEEELSKKQAAKKAKKAHRPLKKQVSSPNFQRRDKPEKSQSRDNTPFTVSVQKSKWDSSRSMRYNQDAQREEDQRRMVEIVGYLTKMRFGDQEQSKSKDTKEPAGGIYSKLEVQFKSNARQSSEKTPRPKIRYAQIRTT; encoded by the exons ATGAGCCGCTTCTGCTCGGACAACAACAACTTCCCTTACGACAACAACGTCCTGGTGTTGGACATGGTGCTGGGCTCTCTGTGGGGAGTGCCGCAGCCCATAAACTGGGACAACGTAGCCAAGCTGGTTCCAGGATTCACACCAAAGGAG TGTGCCCGTCGCTTTGAGGAGCTGAAAGGCACCGGGGGTTTCCCTCACGTCGACAATCAGTGTAATGACCTGACAGAGGGAAACACCTCGCCTGAAGACGGGCTGTCCACGCTGCTGCACAACGGGGAGGTGGTGGAGACAGGAAGCAGCCAGATCGTTAGCAAAATAACAG GGTCCAAATCGACAGGGTCAGGAAGGACCAGTGCTgtggagaagagggagaaaagagccTCAGTAGAGGAGGATGATAAACCTCAGAAGCCTAGAGA TCCCAACATGGTCATACACGTGTGCGATGAGACCAAGAACCTGAAGCAGGACTTCACCTGTCCTAGAGATCTTCTGGTGAAAGAGATGCGCTACTTCGCCGAGTATTTGTCCGTAGACGCCCAGAGGTGGGAGGAGGTGGACATCTCGGTCCACTGCGACGTCCAGATCTTCGACTGGCTCATGAACTACGTCAGGAGGAACTCGGCCGGAGAGGGAAACAAGGACAAACCCCGGCTCG AGCCCAGCAATGTGATCTCAATCCTGATCTCCTCCGAGTTCTTGAAGATGGATACGTTA GTGGAGGAGTGCATCCAGTACTGCCACAAACACATGAGTGCCATCGTGTCCACGCCCTGCAACATGAACTGCATCAACAGCAACCTGACCACGCGCATCGCCGAGCTCTTCAACCACAACGAGGCCGACGACATCAGGGATAAAAAGGACAAGTTCAAGAG CAAATTGTTTCAAAAGAAGATTGAGCGTCTCTTCGAACCAAACTACCAGAGCAGAGATTCACCCAGAAACGCCTCCACTCTCTATCG GTGTGGTCTGTGCCTTAAAATACTGACCAAAGACACAGAGAGCAAGATCTCCTGCGTTCCAGGGAAAATCAACATCGACGCACGTGGAGAGATCATCTACACACACCCGAG gcagaAGAACTGGGATGTGCATGATTACCTCACTGGTCTATATGAGGAGCTCAAATCCTGGGTCCTGGTCTACTGGAGAATCTGGGGTACAGTCAACTATCTCACCTGCTCACGATGCCAACAG gAATTTGTGTGTGCAGAGCTGACCCACTGCAAGTACCATCCAGACAGTGTGCTGTACCCCGGCTTCGGTACAGAGAAAGGCTGGCACGGTGCAGGAATCTACCCCTGCTGCAACCAGAGAGTTCTCCGCTTTGACCCCACTGGTATGCCCAAG gGCTGTAAGATGCGAGACCACATAGTGATCATGCCGGATGAGGAGAACTGTGACGAGGCCATGTTGGCTGAGACCAGAGTCCTGAACGACCTGCTGCTGCACAGAGacgctgtgtgtttgttcagcaCGCCGCCTGCAGAGAG tgcggAGGAGAGTCCCACCGGTGCAGAGAAGGTTCAGGACTGTGACGTTCTCCTGGAGCCGACCCTCTTCAGACCACTGAGGGGAGACGGCAGCACA tTTTCCCTTTTGAAAAACTGGAGTCTGCAACTG AGGCAACAGTCTCTACTGTCAGAGGATGAGGAGTACACCacagggtcagaggtcactgaaGATGAGGTGGGGGATGAAGAGGAGCTGTCCAAGAAACAAG CTGCTAAGAAGGCCAAGAAGGCCCACAGACCTCTGAAAAAACAAGTGTCCTCTCCAAACTTCCAACGCAGAGACAAACCAGAGAAA TCACAGTCCAGAGACAACACACCTTTCAC gGTGAGCGTTCAGAAAAGTAAGTGGGACAGTTCTCGTTCCATGCGGTACAACCAAGACGCTCAGAGAGAAGAAG ACCAGCGTCGCATGGTGGAGATCGTCGGCTACTTGACCAAGATGAGGTTTGGAGATCAGGAGCAGAGTAAATCCAAGGATACTAAAGAG CCTGCAGGGGGAATCTACTCCAAACTGGAAGTGCAGTTCAAAAGTAACGCCAGACAGAGTTCAGAGAAGACACCCAG ACCTAAAATACGCTACGCTCAGATCCGGACAACCTAG